From the bacterium genome, one window contains:
- a CDS encoding MoaD/ThiS family protein yields MALVYLPTPLRRLTNGRARVRAGGGTVEEALAGLEREFPGLREQLRDPSGAVRSFINVFVNGTEIRSLQGAATPLGEGDEISIVPAMAGG; encoded by the coding sequence ATGGCGCTCGTGTATCTGCCGACGCCGCTGCGGCGGCTGACCAACGGCCGGGCGCGCGTCCGCGCCGGCGGGGGCACGGTCGAAGAGGCGCTCGCCGGTCTGGAGCGCGAGTTCCCGGGGCTCCGCGAGCAACTGCGGGATCCGAGCGGTGCGGTGCGCAGCTTCATTAACGTGTTCGTCAACGGGACCGAGATCCGGTCGCTGCAGGGGGCCGCGACGCCCCTCGGCGAGGGCGACGAGATCTCGATCGTCCCGGCAATGGCCGGGGGATAG
- a CDS encoding peptidoglycan DD-metalloendopeptidase family protein — protein sequence MRIRVRVITGCWLLVCMFTAGGASSWASAVPSRHSPARTSSTAPRRRLPVRPPLPTVSRPLPARTAAPSRAASPDAQLQGVQQQLADERRRLALTTRQEHQVLGELSHTEERLHVAEAQLHKTTAALSGTKRAVADANEALGAVSRRLAIHEQLMEERLRAFYKDGPLGYLDVLLGAADFRDFVARSYLLGLIVSRDLRLYQQVTEERDRRDEVRTTLKQREADLAVQRKQWVVSRQETAALAVQRRRILAQIRVQRETQEAAIRELEAESFRITEIIRQRQRGSHFGGRWSLAGGTLRWPASGPITSGFGWRIHPIFHTRQLHTGIDIGAPWGAPVEAAADGTVLYVGWMTGYGNVVVLDLGNGLSSIYAHLSSYLVRIGETVRRGQVIARVGSTGWSTGPHLHFEMRRDGQPYDPLAP from the coding sequence ATGCGGATCCGTGTCCGGGTTATTACGGGTTGTTGGTTGCTTGTGTGCATGTTCACCGCGGGGGGCGCCTCGTCGTGGGCCTCCGCAGTGCCGTCCCGCCATTCTCCCGCCCGGACGTCATCCACCGCCCCGCGGCGCCGCCTTCCCGTACGGCCTCCGCTGCCCACCGTAAGCCGGCCTCTGCCGGCGCGGACCGCGGCGCCCTCCCGGGCCGCGTCTCCCGACGCCCAACTGCAGGGCGTTCAGCAGCAGCTCGCCGACGAACGGCGCCGCCTGGCGCTGACCACGCGCCAAGAGCACCAGGTGCTCGGCGAGTTGTCGCACACGGAGGAGCGGCTGCACGTCGCCGAAGCGCAGCTCCACAAGACGACCGCCGCCCTCAGCGGAACCAAACGGGCGGTGGCGGACGCCAACGAGGCACTGGGCGCCGTATCGCGCCGGCTGGCCATCCACGAGCAGTTGATGGAGGAGCGGCTGCGCGCCTTCTACAAGGACGGCCCCCTCGGGTACCTCGACGTGCTGCTCGGCGCCGCGGACTTTCGCGATTTCGTCGCCCGGTCGTATCTGCTCGGCCTCATCGTCTCGCGGGATCTGCGCCTCTATCAGCAGGTGACCGAAGAGCGCGACCGCCGGGACGAGGTCCGGACCACGCTCAAGCAGCGCGAAGCCGATTTGGCGGTGCAGCGGAAGCAGTGGGTCGTGAGCCGCCAGGAAACCGCGGCGCTTGCGGTGCAGCGCCGCCGGATCCTGGCACAGATTCGCGTACAGCGCGAGACGCAGGAAGCGGCCATTCGTGAACTGGAGGCCGAGTCGTTTCGCATCACGGAAATCATCCGGCAGCGCCAGCGCGGATCGCACTTCGGCGGCCGGTGGAGCCTCGCCGGCGGCACGCTGCGGTGGCCCGCGTCCGGTCCGATCACGTCCGGCTTTGGGTGGCGCATCCACCCGATTTTCCACACCCGGCAGCTCCACACCGGGATCGACATCGGCGCGCCGTGGGGCGCGCCCGTGGAGGCCGCGGCGGACGGAACCGTGCTTTACGTCGGCTGGATGACCGGGTACGGCAACGTCGTCGTCCTCGACCTCGGCAACGGTCTGTCCTCGATATACGCGCATCTGTCATCGTATCTCGTCAGGATCGGCGAGACCGTGCGCCGCGGGCAGGTGATCGCCCGCGTCGGCAGCACCGGCTGGAGCACCGGCCCGCACCTGCATTTCGAGATGCGGCGGGACGGCCAGCCCTACGATCCGCTCGCCCCATAG